The Cydia pomonella isolate Wapato2018A unplaced genomic scaffold, ilCydPomo1 PGA_scaffold_30, whole genome shotgun sequence DNA window CAAACAACAGCGCAACATGCGAGTAGAGTATAATTACAATCGATTACAGAAATTTAATACTGTAAATTGTGGACACTTATGTTTGGCCTTCCTGTGTACCAATGCTAagcgtttgttttaaataaatatcatgagCATTACATGTGTAGTTTCATTCTTACATTAATCGTCTACCCGTCAGTATCATGTCTATGACATCATTCACAATAAGTCTGAGCGGTAACGAGCCTGTGTTGAATGTAGACTTTCAACCGGCTCTAGAATTGGACAATGATGGTTTTTACGAGTGTGCTCTCGTGTACTTTAAGACTTTCAACACTATTCCTAATGTTGATAAGAGCAATAATATGTTTCACTATGGGGATGATGTAATCGCAATTCCTGAAGGTTCATACGAGCTCTCCAGTATAATACACCTCTTGAACGAGGAAATGACAAAGAGGGCTAAAGGTGATGGTGAAAAATTGGTGGATATctttgtaaataacaatacctcCAAGTGTATGATATTCTCGCCAAAGTATGATATTCGCTTTGACAAACCAAACAGCATAGGGTCATTGTTTGGTTATTCAGCGAAAAAGCTTAaagcaaaaacatcacattggtcggataaaacaattaatataatcatTACAAACACTATAAGAATAGAGTGCAATATTGTGGAGGGCTCATTCGTAAACAACAAGCCGTCACATGTTTTACACGAGTTTTCACCTGACGTCCCGCCCGGCTACCAAATTATTGAACAAcctaccaatattatatatctacccGTCAAGAAGAGTAACAATCGCatacaaaacattgaattgcGCATTGTAAACGAGCACGGTAATACGGTAAATTTCCGAGGTGAAAGCATTGCACTTCGTTTGCAtattcgtaaaaagtaaaaaaaaaaatgattatacataacaataaaagCCTTGGTAACAACACCTTCACAACTAGTCGAGATCTTGCTCTCGTCGAGAGAACTACTACAACTCGTCGTATTAACGAAAGACAGCGGCAgtcactacaaaaacaacaacaaccaaggaAATTGACTAGAGAAAACAGTACATTTTTACAGAGTATCGGTTTCAAAGTATGTCCTCGTCATCTATCTTAAACATTGGTGAGAAGGTGTTATTCGATGACAGTATAGAAAGTATAGAATTTCACCCATACACTCCGTATAATGACTCTTTCAAAAACAACGATAACATCCACATATGTATCAACCGTCAAGATCTAATTCTACTACcgagtcaaagtcaaatattagTGGAAGGCACTGTGGAGAAAGGCTGTCTACTGGTCAACAATGGTgctgcttttttatttcaagacatTCGTTATGAATTGAACGGTGTGGAGATTGATCGAGCGAGAAACTGCGGCATCACATCCACCATTAAGGGACTAATCTCATACACCAAGGAAATGGACCATAGTCTTCAGACAGCGGGGTGGGAAGTTGGTGCTAAAAAGATACATGACAAGTTTACATTAACCATACCACTATCTCATTTCTTGGGTTTCGCCGCGGATTACAAGAAGGTAATAATGAATGGGAAACACGAGTTGATATTAAATCGCGCCAGTATAGATGTAAACTGTTTAGATTTAGCACCCGTTGATCCGAATACGGTACCGAAACCGCCGACTCCAAATGGTGAGATTGAAATCACTCGTGTCACATGGAGGATGCCAGTcataaaagtatctgataagGAGAAACTGCGCTTAATGTCGTATGTTGAGGGCAGCATACCAGTTCAGATAGCGTTCCGCACGTGGGAACTGTATGAATATCCCATACTACCTTCCTCAGAACGTCATATTTGGTGCATCAAGACTAGTACTCAGCTGGAGAAACCTCGCTATCTCATTGTTGGTTTCCAAACGGCACGCAGGAACGACAAGACCAAAGATATGAGTATATTCGACCATTGTATTACCAATTGCAGGGTGTATTTGAACGCACAGTATTATCCATACGATCCTTTTTCggctgaatttaaaacaaacaactatgcGCTCTTATATGACGCATTTACCAATTTCCAACGATCGTACTACAGCCGTGATCATACCAGCCCTCAAGTAAATTATGCTCATTACAAGACACACTCTCCATTAATAGTCATTGACACGTCCAGACAGTGTGACAGCTTCAACTCGGGAGCTGGtgctattgatattaaattggaAATGGAGTTTAAAGAGAATGTACCTGCCAACACCACGGCATACTGTCTCATTATCAATGATTCACTGTTTGAGTACAACGCTCTCACCAGTGCCACACGTAAAATCATTCAGTAGAGCATTGACCACCCTCAATTGTAAACGTGTCTTGGAACtttgaaaatacgtttaaaaaatgaattattcaaacatttttttaccttcttacACACCGTCGATTGATTGTTCCGGTGCTGGTGATGGTTGCTGTGAGCTGAGCAAGAGTGTCTACAATCTCAAACGCTGTCCTGCTGGTGCAAGTGCTCCGATTGCAAATATCCATGTATACTTGAAGTTGCAGTTTATTCAAGCTAAAATCAGATTACATACCTGTGTCAGTTTTAATGGCCATTATGAACTCACCTGTGAAGAATGGAATGCAATGTTTGCGGAAAAAGTTGACGTCATTGGAAACTTCTTTCATAGCCCAATGTGTGTTTCACCAGAGCTGATTCAGTGCGATCGTCTTCGGATGTGTATCTCTCCTGTACCGTTACTTTTACTCAGCTGTGACAATGAACGTGTGACGAACACACACCCCTTGGTGATAAACCACATGGAATGGAGTCATATCGAATGTGTTATGGAGTGTATTAACGCACGTATCGgatacttgaacaaaataaagtcTACCTACGAAAACCGTCTCAActtcttcaagaaacatttcaagATATATCACCCCGCTAATGTTCAACATGCACGCAATATTATAGGTAGTTTGTGCAATGTAAACGATATTGTCGACTCTGAAATCAAGTGTTATGCCAccgatattttgtgtaatacctatattttcaattgaaacggttaaagtttcatgaaaataaaaataaaaaacaataactaacctatttattatttattttaacatagaacCCTTATCTTTCTTCCTCCCCTACACCAATGCAATTGTAGGCTGTACAGTAATAACGCGcagtaataattgaatattacgtcttttttttctactcacaaAGTGGGTTCACCAGAGTATACTTGAAGATATGTAATCATTCACTTGTGTTTGGTCGACGGGAAATCCCCGTTTTCTCTAACCATTCTCAGTCAAGCCCGATGATGCAATAATGACTCACTGTGTCGACACGTGCAAATCATGTGTGGGCGTCGCATGGCGCGTCGCCGGCCAGGCTCCCCTTCCCCGCTTCGCCGCGCACCGCAGACGTCAGCGCACGAGTCGAGGTCGACCTTGACACGTGCAAATCATGCGTGGGCGCGGCGCCGGCTAGGCTCCCCTTCCCCGCTTCGCCGCGCACCGCAGACGTCAGCGCACGAGTCGAGGTCGACCTCGACACGTGCAAATCATGCGTGGGCGCGGCGCCGGCTAGGCTCCCCTTCCCCGCTTCGCCGCGCACCGCAGACGCCAGCGCATGGCATGATGCAACTCACTTAGTTGCCCGCAGCCCGCCTCACGGCACGACCGTACCGTTGTCTGAGCGAGTGAATTGAAGCATCACCATGGCGTTGTTACATCATTGCAACTTTTGTAACGAAGATGTATTATCACTGTTTGATATCTCATTCGGAAAGTGACCGCCACATCCTGCTTTGTGCACAAGAAAAGTCTGCCGACGGTGCTGTTTACATTGTTGACAGTGCCTTCAAGTGCAGAATAATTACATACCGGATTAATGGGAGTGCAGACATTTTGGatcctaaaatgtatttgttgaatATTGGAGAAACGCTTGAAAAGCTGATTACCATTgaactaaaaacacataaacatgtaaaaataaatgttgaactcTTTGGTACTTTTGTGAAAACCAATGCTGAAGGTGAAGTGATACGTGATCTAAAGTCATTCAACACAAAAAACGTGGCTCTGCATAAAGACTGTAtggattttccatcgtattttgaacaaatatccttgtgtatttccaaaaaatgtgaAGATTTCGACGAAAGGAACAGCGGTTGGGGTCTCGAGAAGATTGAGTTTCTCAACGTCAACGTTAACAA harbors:
- the LOC133533972 gene encoding uncharacterized protein LOC133533972 yields the protein MSSSSILNIGEKVLFDDSIESIEFHPYTPYNDSFKNNDNIHICINRQDLILLPSQSQILVEGTVEKGCLLVNNGAAFLFQDIRYELNGVEIDRARNCGITSTIKGLISYTKEMDHSLQTAGWEVGAKKIHDKFTLTIPLSHFLGFAADYKKVIMNGKHELILNRASIDVNCLDLAPVDPNTVPKPPTPNGEIEITRVTWRMPVIKVSDKEKLRLMSYVEGSIPVQIAFRTWELYEYPILPSSERHIWCIKTSTQLEKPRYLIVGFQTARRNDKTKDMSIFDHCITNCRVYLNAQYYPYDPFSAEFKTNNYALLYDAFTNFQRSYYSRDHTSPQVNYAHYKTHSPLIVIDTSRQCDSFNSGAGAIDIKLEMEFKENVPANTTAYCLIINDSLFEYNALTSATRKIIQ